Proteins from a genomic interval of Nitrospirota bacterium:
- a CDS encoding hemolysin family protein — translation MDILILLGLIIISAVISTAEIGFFAVNETKLKALALTGNARAKLALHLRSDPQKLLSTILVGDRLIGVATPMYATFLTLNIYGGRNFFDEAIAVMVGLLTFVLLVAVDVIPKTLAAKFAVPVTLNMAYPVYGVQLLLKPFLFVMVPLIHKLTGGKGLTLPLVTEEELKIMLDEGGKTGTIEVEKVKMIKNVFQLKDITAEDAMTPRLYVFSLDGNLRLKEAQELLYNSKYSRIPVYDGTMDNITGILYKTRALTELAKGRNEAKLNDIAYPPLFVPSGKTADDLMKQFQQEKRHMAVVVNEFGGVMGIVTLEDLLEEVVGEIMDETDITEELIKRLGKNHILVHSRTEVRKVNDFLKVDLGDEAVTIGGLIQQELGRIPKVGEEVRIANCRILIHEAEPRSIRSVQIFREEKSPAHVESQNLDLVS, via the coding sequence ATGGATATTCTCATCCTCTTGGGTCTCATTATTATTTCGGCAGTTATCTCTACGGCCGAAATCGGTTTCTTTGCAGTCAATGAAACGAAGCTGAAGGCACTGGCCCTCACGGGCAATGCCCGAGCAAAGTTGGCACTTCATCTCCGCAGTGACCCGCAAAAACTCTTGTCGACCATTCTTGTTGGCGACCGCCTGATCGGTGTGGCGACGCCGATGTATGCCACCTTCCTGACGCTGAACATCTATGGAGGCCGTAATTTCTTTGATGAGGCGATTGCCGTCATGGTCGGTCTGCTGACCTTTGTGCTCTTGGTTGCTGTTGATGTGATCCCCAAAACATTAGCCGCTAAATTTGCAGTTCCCGTGACGCTGAACATGGCCTACCCTGTCTATGGGGTTCAGTTGCTGCTCAAACCGTTCCTATTTGTGATGGTCCCTCTGATCCATAAGTTGACCGGAGGGAAGGGACTGACGCTGCCCCTCGTGACCGAAGAAGAGCTGAAGATTATGCTGGATGAGGGAGGGAAGACGGGGACGATCGAGGTCGAGAAGGTGAAGATGATCAAGAACGTCTTCCAGCTCAAAGATATCACCGCTGAAGACGCGATGACCCCTCGCCTCTATGTCTTCTCCTTGGATGGGAATCTGCGCCTGAAGGAGGCCCAAGAGCTTCTCTACAACTCGAAATATTCACGGATTCCCGTATATGACGGGACGATGGATAACATCACGGGCATTCTGTACAAGACGAGAGCACTCACTGAACTCGCCAAGGGGCGGAATGAGGCCAAGCTCAATGATATTGCCTATCCGCCGCTGTTCGTGCCGTCCGGAAAAACCGCAGACGACCTGATGAAGCAGTTTCAGCAGGAGAAACGCCATATGGCCGTCGTGGTGAACGAGTTCGGTGGCGTCATGGGGATTGTCACACTTGAGGATCTTCTCGAAGAAGTGGTCGGGGAGATCATGGACGAAACAGACATCACCGAAGAGCTGATCAAGCGGCTAGGGAAGAACCACATTTTGGTTCACAGCAGGACTGAAGTGCGCAAGGTCAACGACTTCCTGAAGGTCGATCTCGGCGACGAAGCGGTGACGATCGGAGGGCTCATTCAGCAGGAGCTTGGAAGAATTCCCAAGGTGGGAGAAGAAGTGCGGATCGCCAACTGTCGAATCCTCATCCATGAAGCCGAGCCTCGATCCATTCGAAGTGTCCAAATCTTTCG